Proteins encoded within one genomic window of Amorphoplanes friuliensis DSM 7358:
- a CDS encoding YciI family protein gives MTKFLLIQHHTAMGTWAPADVQRHYDYQRDLDDELDRAGELVESQGLAGDSHLVAGDGVAGVLPALSGFRIVDVETEDRALRIAARASAAPGPGGAPLASPIDVRRLLTP, from the coding sequence ATGACGAAGTTCCTGCTCATCCAGCATCACACCGCCATGGGTACGTGGGCACCCGCCGACGTGCAGCGCCACTACGACTATCAGCGGGATCTCGACGACGAGCTCGACCGGGCGGGGGAGCTGGTGGAGAGCCAGGGGCTGGCCGGGGACTCCCATCTGGTCGCCGGTGACGGGGTGGCGGGTGTGCTGCCCGCGCTCTCGGGGTTCCGGATCGTCGACGTCGAGACGGAGGACCGTGCGCTCCGGATAGCGGCGCGAGCGTCGGCGGCGCCGGGTCCGGGCGGCGCACCGCTGGCGTCACCGATCGATGTGCGTCGGTTGCTGACCCCGTGA